A genomic region of Neisseria cinerea contains the following coding sequences:
- the leuB gene encoding 3-isopropylmalate dehydrogenase, producing MTKHIAILRGDGIGPEIIAETVRVLDKLIAQGLDAGYEYAPLGGEAYDEYGHPYPEFTQNLCRKADAVLLGAVGSPQYDNLDRPLRPERGLLAIRKDLNLFANLRPAILYPELANASTLKPEIVAGLDILIVRELTGDIYFGEPRGIRVLENGEREGYNTMKYSESEIRRIAHVAFQSAQKRSKKVCSVGKANVLETTELWREIFEEIGKEYPDVELSHMYVDNAAMQLVRAPKQFDVIATGNIFGDILSDEASMLTGSIGMLPSASLDENGKGLYEPSHGSAPDIAGQNKANPLATILSLAMLLRYSLNDEVRAQQVENAVQKVLQQGLRTGDIYEEGTKLVSCSEMGDAVLAAL from the coding sequence ATGACCAAACATATCGCTATCTTGCGCGGCGACGGCATCGGCCCTGAGATCATCGCCGAAACCGTCCGCGTACTCGACAAACTTATCGCCCAAGGCTTGGACGCCGGCTACGAATACGCCCCACTAGGCGGCGAAGCCTACGATGAATACGGCCATCCTTATCCAGAATTCACGCAAAACCTTTGCCGTAAAGCCGATGCCGTCCTGCTTGGTGCAGTCGGTTCTCCACAATACGACAATCTCGACCGTCCATTGCGTCCTGAGCGTGGCTTGTTAGCCATCCGTAAAGACTTGAATCTGTTTGCCAATTTGCGCCCCGCTATCCTCTATCCCGAGCTAGCCAACGCCTCCACGCTCAAACCTGAAATCGTTGCCGGTTTGGATATTTTGATTGTGCGCGAACTCACCGGCGATATTTATTTCGGCGAACCGCGCGGCATCCGCGTTCTGGAAAACGGCGAACGCGAAGGCTACAACACCATGAAATACAGCGAAAGCGAAATCCGCCGCATCGCCCATGTCGCCTTCCAATCCGCCCAAAAACGCAGCAAAAAAGTCTGCTCCGTAGGCAAAGCCAACGTTTTGGAAACCACCGAATTGTGGCGCGAAATCTTTGAAGAAATCGGCAAAGAATACCCTGATGTCGAGCTTTCCCATATGTACGTCGACAACGCCGCCATGCAGCTCGTGCGCGCGCCCAAACAATTCGACGTGATTGCCACCGGCAACATCTTCGGCGATATCCTCTCCGACGAAGCCTCCATGCTGACCGGCTCCATCGGTATGCTGCCTTCCGCTTCTTTGGACGAAAACGGCAAAGGCCTGTACGAACCGTCTCACGGCTCCGCCCCCGACATCGCCGGACAAAACAAAGCCAACCCGCTGGCCACCATCCTCTCACTTGCCATGCTGCTGCGTTACAGCCTGAACGACGAAGTCCGCGCGCAACAAGTCGAAAACGCCGTCCAAAAAGTGCTGCAACAAGGCTTGCGCACCGGCGACATTTACGAAGAAGGCACGAAACTCGTTTCCTGCTCCGAAATGGGCGATGCGGTACTCGCCGCCTTGTAA
- the gshA gene encoding glutamate--cysteine ligase, translated as MKLPVISSEHLAQLQAFEAKILCNHAKIEAWFRSQWNVHRPPFYGSVDIRNAGYKISSIDMNLFPGGFNNLNPNFIPLAAVAAQDAVQRACETAKSVLIIPENHTRNTFYLQNVYALSEILRSAGYEVRLGSLNPEVTEPTEFETALSDKILLEPLLRTRERVHLADGFSPCVVLLNNDLSAGVPDILKDISQTVLPPLHGGWTTRRKTDHFGAYNQVATEFAKLIDIDEWQINPYFEKIGGLDFQEREGEDALAEAVERVLAKIQAKYDELGITDRPFVIVKADAGTYGMGVMSVKSADEVRGLNRKNRNKMAKVKEGLEVSEVIVQEGIYTYETMNGAVCEPVVYMMDRFVIGGFFRVHEGRGADENLNAGGMVFVPLSNSIPTGNGDNSQEAPEACKRVFEQWDSLGMPRSEKDCDVDNEHNRLYVYGVMARLSLLAASIELERAV; from the coding sequence ATGAAATTACCGGTTATATCGTCCGAGCATTTGGCTCAACTGCAGGCATTTGAAGCGAAAATCCTGTGTAACCACGCAAAAATTGAAGCATGGTTCCGTTCGCAGTGGAATGTGCACCGTCCGCCGTTTTACGGTTCGGTCGACATCCGCAATGCCGGTTACAAAATTTCGTCTATCGATATGAACCTGTTTCCGGGCGGCTTCAATAATTTGAATCCCAACTTTATCCCGCTGGCGGCGGTTGCTGCGCAAGATGCGGTGCAGCGTGCTTGCGAAACGGCAAAATCCGTATTGATTATTCCTGAAAACCACACGCGCAATACGTTTTACCTGCAAAACGTTTACGCCCTCAGCGAGATTTTGCGCTCGGCAGGGTATGAAGTGCGCTTGGGCAGCTTGAATCCGGAAGTTACTGAACCGACCGAGTTTGAAACCGCCTTGAGCGACAAAATCCTGTTGGAACCTTTATTGCGCACCCGCGAGCGCGTCCATCTTGCAGACGGTTTCTCGCCTTGCGTCGTCTTGTTGAACAACGACTTGTCCGCAGGTGTTCCCGACATTCTCAAAGACATCAGCCAAACCGTATTGCCTCCGTTGCACGGCGGTTGGACGACGCGCCGCAAAACAGATCATTTCGGCGCGTATAACCAAGTTGCCACCGAATTTGCCAAGTTGATCGACATCGACGAGTGGCAGATTAACCCTTATTTTGAAAAAATCGGCGGTTTAGACTTCCAAGAGCGGGAAGGTGAAGATGCGTTAGCGGAAGCAGTAGAACGCGTACTGGCGAAAATTCAAGCCAAATACGACGAATTGGGTATTACCGACCGGCCTTTCGTGATTGTCAAAGCCGATGCGGGTACTTACGGCATGGGCGTGATGAGCGTCAAGTCCGCCGACGAAGTGCGCGGATTAAATCGTAAAAACCGCAACAAAATGGCGAAGGTAAAAGAAGGCTTGGAAGTCAGCGAAGTGATTGTCCAAGAAGGTATCTATACCTACGAAACCATGAACGGCGCCGTGTGCGAACCCGTCGTGTATATGATGGACCGTTTCGTAATCGGCGGCTTCTTCCGCGTACACGAAGGCCGTGGCGCGGACGAAAACCTCAACGCCGGCGGTATGGTGTTTGTTCCTCTATCCAATAGCATTCCTACGGGTAACGGCGACAATTCCCAAGAAGCGCCTGAAGCCTGCAAACGCGTATTCGAACAATGGGATTCGCTCGGTATGCCGCGCTCTGAAAAAGACTGCGACGTGGACAACGAACACAACCGCCTCTACGTTTACGGCGTAATGGCACGCCTGTCGCTTCTGGCGGCGTCCATCGAGTTGGAACGGGCAGTGTAA
- the hflX gene encoding GTPase HflX, translated as MSGRTGRNSATQAQPERVMLVGVMLDKEGTGSSAARLSGFQTALAEAVELVKAAGGDPVLVETAKRDRPHTALFVGTGKVEELAADVAANGIDLVVFNHELTPTQERNLEKELKCRVLDRVGLILAIFARRARTQEGRLQVELAQLSHLAGRLIRGYGHLQSQRGGIGMKGPGETKLETDRRLIAHRINALKRQLANLKKQRALRRKPRESGGIKTFALVGYTNVGKSTLFNCLTKAGAYAQDQLFATLDTTARRLYINPECSIILTDTVGFVSDLPHKLISAFSATLEETAQADVLLHVVDASAPGKEQQIEDVENVLREIKADRIPCIRVYNKTDLLPSEDRNTGIQRDGRGRIAAVYLSAEEKTGINALRDAVAEYCAAMPTTDDETEMP; from the coding sequence ATGTCAGGCAGAACAGGACGGAACAGTGCCACTCAGGCGCAACCGGAACGCGTCATGCTGGTGGGCGTGATGTTGGATAAGGAAGGAACGGGCAGCAGCGCCGCCCGTTTGAGCGGATTTCAGACGGCATTGGCGGAAGCGGTGGAGCTGGTCAAAGCGGCCGGCGGCGATCCCGTCCTTGTCGAAACCGCCAAACGCGACCGCCCGCATACGGCGCTGTTTGTCGGTACGGGCAAGGTTGAAGAGCTGGCGGCGGATGTTGCGGCCAACGGTATCGATTTGGTCGTATTCAACCACGAACTGACGCCGACGCAAGAGCGCAACCTCGAAAAGGAACTGAAGTGCCGCGTGTTGGACAGGGTAGGGTTGATTTTGGCGATTTTTGCCCGTCGCGCACGGACTCAGGAAGGCAGGCTGCAAGTCGAGTTGGCACAATTAAGCCATTTGGCGGGACGCTTGATACGGGGTTACGGCCATCTGCAGAGCCAGCGGGGCGGCATCGGCATGAAAGGCCCGGGCGAAACCAAACTGGAAACCGACCGCCGATTGATTGCCCATCGAATTAACGCGTTGAAAAGACAGCTTGCCAACCTTAAAAAACAACGTGCACTCCGCCGTAAACCGCGCGAATCGGGCGGAATTAAAACCTTCGCATTGGTCGGTTATACCAATGTAGGCAAATCCACGTTGTTCAATTGTCTGACCAAAGCGGGTGCATATGCACAGGACCAGCTGTTTGCAACACTGGACACTACGGCACGGAGGCTGTATATCAATCCGGAATGCAGCATCATTCTGACCGATACCGTGGGCTTTGTCAGCGATCTGCCGCACAAACTGATTTCCGCCTTTTCCGCTACGCTTGAGGAAACCGCCCAAGCCGATGTGCTGTTGCACGTCGTCGATGCCTCCGCCCCCGGTAAAGAACAGCAGATTGAAGATGTAGAAAACGTCCTCAGGGAAATTAAAGCCGACCGCATCCCGTGTATCAGGGTTTACAACAAAACCGACCTTTTGCCGTCTGAAGACAGAAATACAGGGATACAGCGGGATGGCAGGGGCAGGATTGCCGCCGTTTATCTTTCTGCTGAGGAAAAAACCGGCATAAACGCATTGCGCGATGCGGTTGCCGAATATTGCGCCGCCATGCCGACAACCGACGACGAAACCGAAATGCCATGA
- a CDS encoding CAP domain-containing protein, whose amino-acid sequence MKSLVIWLLLLGSAAGVFYHTQNQSLPVGELVYPSAPQIRGRGDALHYLNLIRAQIGLHELAHAPVLENSARRHARYLTLNPEDGHGEYHVENPHYTDRKLTGRTRLAGYLYNGVHENVSTEEESGLRDGDIRTQQRQVDGLMSAVYHRLSLLDRHTDEAGAAFVRENGKTVLVFNQGNGRFERACARGMQQPEAGRKYYRNACHNGAAVYADEVMPATELLYTAYPVGSGALPYFYGERPDPMPGYEMTGNPVSIDFSEAAGKIVMKSFKLYRGKNEIRPVKVLTAGNDPNGRLTAYQFALFPIKPLEYSTLYTAIFDYLRNGRRGQAKWQFRTRKPDYPYFEVNGGETLAVKKGEEYFIHWRGRWCLEACTRYTYRRQFGNSLSILRHEAGGIVFSVGGMAGSRIRLVPEDSPERGVTLYLQD is encoded by the coding sequence ATGAAATCCCTTGTTATCTGGCTGCTCCTGTTGGGCTCGGCAGCAGGCGTTTTCTACCATACCCAAAACCAATCCCTGCCCGTGGGAGAACTTGTCTATCCGTCTGCACCGCAAATTAGGGGGCGGGGCGATGCGTTGCACTACCTCAACCTCATCCGCGCACAAATCGGTTTGCACGAGCTGGCACACGCGCCGGTTTTGGAAAATTCCGCCCGCAGGCACGCACGCTATCTCACGCTTAATCCCGAAGACGGACACGGCGAATATCATGTCGAAAACCCTCATTATACCGACCGAAAGCTGACCGGACGCACACGCCTTGCCGGTTATCTTTACAACGGTGTACACGAAAACGTCAGCACGGAAGAGGAATCGGGATTGCGCGATGGCGATATCCGTACGCAGCAACGCCAAGTAGACGGATTGATGAGTGCCGTCTATCACCGCCTTTCGCTGCTTGACCGGCATACGGATGAGGCAGGAGCAGCATTTGTCAGGGAAAACGGTAAAACCGTCCTTGTATTCAACCAAGGCAACGGCAGGTTTGAGCGCGCTTGTGCCCGGGGAATGCAGCAGCCGGAAGCAGGACGGAAATATTACCGTAATGCCTGCCATAACGGTGCGGCCGTTTATGCCGACGAAGTCATGCCCGCAACGGAATTGCTTTATACCGCCTATCCGGTCGGCAGCGGCGCGCTGCCTTATTTTTACGGGGAGCGTCCCGACCCTATGCCGGGATATGAAATGACGGGAAATCCTGTCAGCATTGATTTTTCTGAGGCGGCAGGCAAAATTGTGATGAAAAGTTTCAAGCTGTATCGGGGTAAAAATGAAATCCGTCCCGTTAAAGTTTTAACCGCCGGCAACGACCCCAACGGCAGGCTGACGGCATACCAATTTGCGCTTTTCCCGATCAAGCCTTTGGAATACAGTACGCTTTATACGGCAATATTCGATTATCTCCGCAATGGACGGCGCGGGCAGGCGAAATGGCAGTTTAGAACCCGAAAACCCGATTACCCTTATTTTGAGGTAAACGGAGGTGAGACGCTTGCCGTCAAAAAAGGCGAAGAATATTTCATCCACTGGCGCGGACGCTGGTGTCTGGAAGCGTGTACCCGTTATACCTACCGGCGGCAGTTCGGCAACAGCCTGTCCATACTCAGGCACGAAGCGGGCGGCATCGTCTTCAGCGTCGGCGGAATGGCGGGAAGCCGCATCAGGCTTGTTCCGGAAGACAGCCCGGAACGCGGCGTAACCCTTTATTTACAGGATTGA
- the radC gene encoding RadC family protein, translating to MSIKQWPEGERPREKLLERGAAALSDAELLAILLRVGTRGMSAVDLARYLLQEFGSLGKLMSADVGKLSAYKGMGTASFTQFAVVREIGRRILAEELQESIVLSDPDTVADYLRLHLGHEKIEVSVALLLNRQNQLISVRELSRGTVAENTLYIREIVKLALDEYADSLIIAHNHPGGSAEPSHEDIAFTGRLAQAMSLVDVSLLDHFIVTSRSVCSFRQLGLMP from the coding sequence ATGAGCATCAAGCAATGGCCGGAAGGAGAAAGGCCGAGGGAAAAACTGCTGGAGCGCGGGGCGGCGGCTTTGAGTGATGCCGAACTTTTAGCAATCCTGCTGCGCGTCGGAACACGGGGGATGAGTGCAGTCGATTTGGCGCGCTACCTGTTGCAGGAGTTCGGTAGCTTGGGAAAACTGATGAGTGCGGATGTTGGTAAACTTTCGGCATACAAGGGCATGGGGACGGCAAGTTTCACACAGTTTGCCGTAGTCAGGGAAATCGGACGCAGGATACTTGCCGAAGAATTGCAGGAGAGCATCGTCCTGTCCGATCCGGATACAGTGGCCGACTATCTTCGCCTGCATTTGGGGCACGAGAAAATCGAAGTCAGCGTCGCGCTGCTGCTGAACCGCCAAAACCAGCTGATTTCCGTTAGGGAACTGTCGCGCGGAACGGTCGCCGAGAATACGCTCTACATCCGCGAAATCGTCAAACTGGCTTTGGATGAGTATGCGGACAGCCTGATTATCGCGCACAACCACCCGGGCGGTTCCGCCGAGCCTTCGCATGAAGACATCGCATTCACCGGACGGCTAGCACAGGCCATGTCGCTGGTTGATGTTTCCCTGCTTGACCATTTCATCGTAACCTCCCGGAGCGTCTGCTCGTTCAGACAGCTTGGGTTGATGCCCTGA
- the leuD gene encoding 3-isopropylmalate dehydratase small subunit, translating into MKAFTKITAIVAPLDRSNVDTDAIIPKQFLKSIKRSGFGPNAFDEWRYLDHGEPGMDNSKRPLNPDFSLNQPRYQGAQILLTRKNFGCGSSREHAPWALDDYGFRAVIAPSFADIFFNNCYKNGLLPIVLTEEQVDQLFKEVEANEGYQLSIDLAEQTLTTPSGETFTFDITEHRKHCLLNGLDEIGLTLQHADEIHAFEEKRRQSQPWLFNG; encoded by the coding sequence ATGAAAGCCTTTACCAAAATTACCGCCATCGTTGCCCCGCTCGACCGCAGCAACGTCGACACCGATGCCATCATCCCCAAACAATTTCTGAAATCCATCAAACGCAGCGGCTTCGGCCCCAATGCCTTTGATGAATGGCGTTACCTCGACCACGGCGAACCTGGCATGGACAACAGCAAACGCCCGTTAAATCCGGATTTCTCCCTGAACCAGCCACGCTATCAAGGCGCACAAATCCTGTTGACGCGTAAAAACTTCGGTTGCGGCTCTTCACGCGAACACGCCCCTTGGGCATTGGACGACTACGGCTTCCGCGCCGTCATCGCCCCCAGCTTCGCCGACATCTTCTTCAACAACTGCTACAAAAACGGCCTTTTGCCTATCGTTTTGACAGAAGAACAGGTTGACCAGCTTTTCAAAGAAGTTGAAGCTAACGAAGGCTATCAGCTCTCCATCGACCTTGCCGAGCAAACCCTGACCACCCCTAGCGGCGAAACATTCACATTCGACATTACCGAACACCGCAAACACTGCCTCTTAAACGGCTTGGACGAAATCGGCCTGACCCTGCAACATGCTGACGAAATTCATGCCTTTGAAGAAAAACGCCGCCAAAGCCAGCCTTGGCTGTTTAACGGTTGA
- a CDS encoding YhcH/YjgK/YiaL family protein — MITDTISNATRYAALHPDFAEAFHLLQTLDFAKLPDGQVPYENPNIRIFIGSEPMRTQREAQPEAHLKHIDIQTPIDGSETYGWIDRGRLKNGLGYNEKRDIEFFDCEPETWLTLEPGEFALFFPNDAHAPLVGDRANIRKAVFKIRIETERL, encoded by the coding sequence ATGATTACCGACACCATAAGCAATGCCACCCGCTACGCCGCGCTGCATCCCGACTTTGCCGAAGCCTTCCATCTGTTGCAGACCTTGGATTTTGCCAAACTGCCCGACGGCCAAGTACCGTACGAGAATCCCAATATCCGTATTTTTATCGGCAGCGAGCCGATGAGGACGCAACGAGAAGCCCAGCCTGAAGCGCACTTAAAACACATTGATATTCAAACGCCGATTGACGGCAGCGAAACGTATGGCTGGATAGACAGAGGCCGTCTGAAAAACGGTTTGGGCTACAACGAAAAGCGCGATATCGAGTTTTTCGACTGCGAGCCGGAAACCTGGTTAACCTTGGAGCCAGGCGAATTTGCGCTATTTTTCCCGAATGATGCGCATGCCCCATTGGTCGGCGACAGGGCGAACATACGCAAAGCCGTTTTTAAAATCCGTATCGAAACAGAGCGTCTATAA
- a CDS encoding VOC family protein, with amino-acid sequence MGNPSSWFGIHAHDLDRAKAFYESVFGKPLQDVGGNGFRFIIFPADYTQHGTAGMIWHDSNAQPGHGGTTIFFNCPDCAETTEKAVAAGGKLLQEKFHIANGFAAFIEDTEGNRIGLHSTR; translated from the coding sequence ATGGGTAATCCGTCAAGCTGGTTTGGTATTCACGCTCATGATTTGGATCGCGCCAAAGCCTTTTACGAATCCGTATTCGGCAAGCCCCTGCAAGACGTTGGCGGCAACGGATTCCGTTTCATCATTTTTCCAGCCGATTACACCCAACACGGTACGGCCGGCATGATTTGGCACGACAGCAACGCCCAGCCCGGCCACGGCGGTACAACCATTTTCTTTAATTGCCCGGATTGTGCCGAAACAACAGAAAAAGCCGTTGCAGCAGGCGGCAAACTGTTACAAGAGAAATTCCACATTGCCAACGGCTTTGCAGCCTTTATCGAAGATACAGAAGGCAACCGAATCGGTTTGCACAGCACACGCTAA
- a CDS encoding YceI family protein yields MKKIIIAALAAAAIGTASAATYKVDEYHANARFSIDHFNTSTNVGGFYGLTGSVEFDQAKRDGKIDITIPVANLQSGSQHFTDHLKSADIFNAAQYPNIRFVSTKFNFNGKKLVSVDGNLTMHGKTAPVKLKAEKFNCYQSPMLKTEVCGGDFSTTIDRTKWGMDYLVNVGMTKSVRIDIQIEAAKQ; encoded by the coding sequence ATGAAAAAAATCATCATCGCCGCACTCGCAGCAGCAGCCATCGGTACTGCCTCCGCCGCTACCTACAAAGTGGACGAATATCATGCCAACGCCCGTTTCTCCATCGACCATTTCAACACCAGCACCAACGTCGGCGGTTTTTACGGTCTGACCGGTTCCGTTGAGTTCGACCAAGCAAAACGCGACGGTAAAATCGACATCACCATCCCCGTTGCCAACCTACAAAGCGGTTCGCAACACTTTACCGACCACTTGAAATCAGCCGACATCTTCAATGCCGCCCAATATCCTAACATCCGCTTCGTTTCCACCAAATTCAACTTCAACGGCAAAAAACTTGTTTCCGTTGACGGCAACCTGACCATGCACGGTAAAACCGCCCCCGTCAAACTCAAAGCCGAAAAATTCAACTGCTACCAAAGCCCGATGTTGAAAACCGAAGTTTGCGGCGGCGACTTCAGCACCACCATCGACCGCACCAAATGGGGCATGGACTACCTCGTTAACGTTGGTATGACCAAAAGCGTCCGCATCGACATCCAAATCGAGGCAGCCAAACAATAA
- a CDS encoding epoxyqueuosine reductase QueH: METQNKPTVTDIDRPILVPPGGHKKVLLHSCCAPCSGEVMEAMLASGIDYTIYFYNPNIHPHKEYMLRKEENVRFAEKFGIPFIDKDDDYENDRKEWFAKAKGMEFEPERGIRCTMCFDMRFEKAAQYAHEHGFPVFTSSLGISRWKNMNQINDCGRRAAAPYDDVVYWDFNWRKGGGSARMIEISKRENFYQQEYCGCAYSLRDSNAHRKSQGRIPIKLGVLYYGDESTQYEPVPVQTEK; this comes from the coding sequence ATGGAAACACAAAACAAACCTACCGTTACCGACATTGACCGCCCCATACTCGTCCCGCCCGGCGGACATAAAAAAGTCTTGCTGCATTCCTGCTGCGCCCCGTGCAGCGGCGAAGTGATGGAAGCCATGCTGGCCAGCGGCATTGATTACACCATTTATTTTTACAATCCCAATATCCATCCGCACAAAGAGTATATGCTCCGAAAAGAGGAAAACGTACGCTTTGCGGAAAAGTTCGGCATCCCCTTCATCGACAAAGACGACGATTACGAAAACGACCGCAAAGAATGGTTTGCCAAAGCCAAAGGTATGGAATTCGAACCTGAGCGCGGCATCCGCTGCACCATGTGTTTCGATATGCGTTTCGAAAAGGCGGCGCAATACGCGCATGAACACGGGTTTCCCGTCTTCACCAGCTCGCTGGGCATTTCCCGTTGGAAAAACATGAACCAGATTAACGACTGCGGCCGCCGCGCCGCCGCGCCTTACGATGATGTGGTGTATTGGGATTTCAACTGGCGCAAAGGCGGCGGCAGCGCGCGCATGATTGAAATCAGCAAACGTGAAAACTTCTACCAGCAGGAATATTGCGGTTGTGCCTATTCCCTGAGAGATTCCAACGCCCACCGCAAATCACAGGGCAGAATCCCCATCAAACTCGGCGTGTTGTATTACGGGGACGAGTCTACGCAATACGAACCCGTACCGGTTCAGACGGAAAAATAA
- the leuC gene encoding 3-isopropylmalate dehydratase large subunit — translation MTAQTLYDKLWNSHIVREEEDGTVLLYIDRHLVHEVTSPQAFEGLKMAGRKLWRIDSVVSTADHNTPTGDWDKGIQDPISKLQVDTLDTNIKEFGALAYFPFMDKGQGIVHVMGPEQGATLPGMTVVCGDSHTSTHGAFGALAHGIGTSEVEHTMATQCITAKKSKSMLIAVEGRLKPGVTAKDVALYIIGKIGTAGGTGYAIEFGGEAIRSLSMEGRMTLCNMAIEAGARSGMVAVDQITIDYVKGKPFAPKGEAWDKAVEYWRTLVSDEGAVFDKEYHFKAEDIEPQVTWGTSPEMVLDISGKVPNPAEEADPVKRSGMKRALEYMGLEAGTPLNEIPVDIVFIGSCTNSRIEDLREAAAIAKGRKKADNVQRVLIVPGSGLVKEQAEKEGLHEVFIEAGFEWREPGCSMCLAMNADRLTPGQRCASTSNRNFEGRQGNGGRTHLVSPAMAAAAAVTGCFTDIRTMA, via the coding sequence ATGACAGCACAAACCCTTTACGATAAACTTTGGAACAGCCACATCGTCCGCGAAGAAGAAGACGGCACTGTCCTGCTTTACATTGACCGCCACCTGGTTCACGAAGTAACCAGCCCGCAAGCATTTGAAGGCTTGAAAATGGCCGGCCGCAAACTCTGGCGTATCGACAGCGTAGTCTCCACAGCCGACCACAACACCCCGACCGGCGACTGGGACAAAGGTATCCAAGACCCGATTTCCAAACTGCAAGTCGATACTTTGGATACAAACATTAAAGAGTTTGGCGCACTCGCCTACTTCCCGTTTATGGATAAAGGCCAAGGCATCGTACACGTTATGGGCCCGGAACAAGGTGCTACCCTGCCCGGCATGACCGTTGTCTGCGGCGACTCGCACACTTCTACCCACGGTGCGTTCGGTGCGTTGGCACACGGCATCGGCACTTCCGAAGTCGAGCACACCATGGCGACCCAATGTATTACCGCGAAAAAATCCAAATCCATGCTGATTGCCGTTGAAGGCCGTCTGAAACCGGGCGTTACCGCCAAAGACGTCGCCCTCTACATCATCGGAAAAATCGGCACAGCAGGCGGTACGGGCTACGCCATCGAGTTCGGCGGCGAAGCCATCCGCAGCCTTTCTATGGAAGGCCGCATGACCTTGTGCAATATGGCGATCGAAGCCGGTGCACGCTCAGGCATGGTTGCCGTCGACCAAATCACCATCGACTATGTAAAAGGCAAACCTTTCGCACCTAAAGGCGAAGCGTGGGACAAAGCCGTCGAGTACTGGCGCACGCTGGTTTCCGACGAAGGCGCGGTATTCGATAAAGAATACCACTTCAAAGCCGAAGACATCGAGCCTCAAGTCACTTGGGGCACTTCGCCTGAAATGGTTTTGGACATCAGTGGCAAAGTGCCTAATCCTGCCGAAGAAGCCGATCCGGTTAAACGCAGCGGCATGAAACGCGCCCTTGAATACATGGGTTTGGAAGCCGGTACGCCATTAAACGAAATCCCTGTCGATATCGTCTTTATCGGCTCTTGCACCAACAGCCGTATCGAAGATTTGCGCGAAGCCGCCGCCATCGCCAAAGGCCGCAAAAAAGCGGACAATGTACAACGCGTATTGATTGTCCCTGGCTCCGGTTTGGTTAAAGAGCAGGCAGAAAAAGAAGGCTTGCACGAAGTATTTATCGAAGCCGGTTTTGAATGGCGCGAACCGGGCTGCTCTATGTGCCTCGCCATGAATGCCGACCGCCTGACCCCGGGACAACGTTGCGCCTCCACTTCCAACCGTAACTTTGAAGGCCGTCAAGGCAACGGCGGACGCACCCACCTCGTCAGCCCCGCTATGGCAGCCGCCGCCGCAGTGACCGGCTGCTTTACCGACATCCGTACTATGGCTTAA